Proteins from a genomic interval of Clostridium scatologenes:
- a CDS encoding SpoVG family protein — protein sequence MSNEKTPVPQEAEPQPGQAALPLKLDVTARLIEPKGNLVGFASLKLNDCFVIDDFKILQNDKGIFVGMPSKPDKTSKTGYRDTSRPITKEFRAELTEAVTAAYHAELEKLQTRAAAIASPEKQSIPKQLAEGAKQAAQENAARSTTAKASKAQNAER from the coding sequence ATGAGCAACGAAAAAACACCGGTTCCGCAGGAAGCGGAACCGCAACCCGGACAGGCGGCTTTGCCGCTGAAGCTGGACGTTACCGCCCGGCTCATTGAACCCAAAGGCAATCTTGTAGGCTTTGCCAGTCTGAAACTGAACGACTGCTTTGTAATTGACGATTTCAAGATTTTGCAAAACGACAAGGGCATTTTTGTAGGTATGCCGAGCAAGCCGGATAAGACCAGCAAGACCGGCTACCGGGATACGTCCCGCCCCATCACAAAAGAGTTCCGCGCCGAGCTGACCGAAGCCGTGACAGCAGCTTACCATGCGGAGCTTGAAAAGTTGCAGACCCGCGCCGCTGCCATTGCTTCCCCCGAAAAGCAGTCTATCCCGAAACAGCTTGCAGAGGGAGCCAAACAGGCGGCACAGGAAAACGCCGCCCGTTCTACTACGGCAAAGGCCAGTAAGGCCCAAAATGCAGAAAGGTAA
- a CDS encoding VirB4-like conjugal transfer ATPase, CD1110 family: MAQETKRPPIPVKSGKPKRRGPQSAQQTIPYKEMLKDGICKVREGYYTKTLSYEDINYAVASSDDQSTIFDGYCGFLNYFDSALPFQLSFINHRSRPENRYSVNISPQDDDFNSIRGEFTAMLENQIAKSNNGIVRSKYITFGIQADGIAAARPRLERIEADIVGNFKKLGVQSATLSGRERLEVLHSQLHPGGKEKFIFSWDMIPKTGMGTKDFIAPTSFDFRQSRAFRVGTTWGAALYMQIMASELSDKLLAELLEVDAEMTITLHIQTVDQTKAVKTVKAKLTDIDRMKMDEQKKAARAGYDIDILPPDLLTYSKDAAALLADLQSRNERMFLLTFLVVNTAPTRQQLENDIFTVSGITQKYNCFLKRLDFQQEQGFMSSLPLGYNGIEIQRGMTTSSTAIFVPFMTQELRMDGQALYYGMNALSHNVIMADRKKLKSANGLYLGSTGSGKSFAAKRELINVFLATKDRIIVVDPMGEYAPLVRRLGGEVIEISPNSPHHINPMDLKLNLAGEDSPLSMKADFLLSLCELIIGGKEGLQPIEKTVIDRCVRLVYRELALGIGDGKMPLLQDLYETLCKQPEPEARRIATALELYCTGSLNMFNHPTNVQTDSRITCIVLKSMGENLRKIAMHITNELVTQAVDKNFSRSLATWCYYDEFHILLQDALSASYFVRVWKMLRKKGCVPSALTQNVKDLLASREIENILENSDFMILLSQAQGDRAILAKQLGISEHQLSYIAHSNSGEGLLFFGNTTIPFVDRFPRGEIYNLLTTRPEDIREVQNA; the protein is encoded by the coding sequence ATGGCACAAGAAACAAAACGCCCGCCCATTCCTGTAAAAAGCGGAAAGCCTAAAAGGCGTGGGCCGCAGTCGGCACAGCAGACCATTCCCTATAAGGAAATGCTGAAAGACGGTATCTGCAAGGTGCGGGAGGGCTACTACACAAAGACCCTTTCCTATGAAGATATTAACTATGCTGTTGCTTCCAGTGACGACCAAAGCACCATTTTTGACGGGTACTGCGGCTTTCTCAATTACTTTGACAGCGCCTTACCCTTTCAGCTTTCCTTTATCAATCACCGCTCCCGCCCGGAGAACCGTTACAGCGTGAACATTTCCCCGCAGGACGATGATTTTAACAGTATCCGGGGTGAATTTACCGCCATGCTGGAAAACCAGATTGCCAAAAGCAACAACGGCATTGTCCGCTCCAAATACATTACATTCGGGATTCAAGCAGACGGGATAGCGGCGGCTCGGCCCCGCTTGGAGCGAATCGAAGCAGATATTGTGGGGAACTTCAAGAAGCTGGGCGTACAGTCGGCAACCCTTTCCGGGCGGGAACGCCTGGAAGTGCTGCACAGCCAGCTACACCCCGGAGGAAAGGAAAAATTTATTTTCTCTTGGGATATGATACCCAAAACCGGCATGGGAACAAAGGACTTCATTGCTCCCACTTCCTTTGATTTTCGCCAAAGCCGCGCCTTTCGTGTGGGGACTACATGGGGCGCGGCTCTGTATATGCAGATTATGGCTTCGGAGCTTTCCGACAAGCTGTTAGCGGAGCTTTTGGAGGTGGACGCAGAAATGACCATCACCCTGCATATCCAGACGGTAGACCAGACCAAAGCGGTAAAAACGGTCAAGGCAAAGCTGACCGACATAGACCGTATGAAAATGGACGAGCAGAAAAAAGCCGCAAGAGCCGGGTATGACATTGATATTCTGCCCCCGGATTTGCTCACTTACAGCAAGGACGCGGCGGCACTCTTGGCAGATTTACAGAGCCGTAACGAGCGAATGTTTCTTCTCACGTTTCTTGTGGTGAACACAGCCCCCACCCGCCAGCAGTTGGAAAACGATATTTTCACGGTGTCGGGCATTACGCAGAAATATAACTGCTTTCTCAAACGGCTGGATTTTCAGCAGGAACAGGGCTTTATGTCCTCGCTCCCTCTTGGGTACAACGGAATCGAGATACAGCGGGGTATGACAACAAGCTCTACGGCGATATTCGTTCCCTTTATGACGCAGGAGCTTCGCATGGACGGGCAGGCTTTATACTACGGAATGAACGCTCTTTCCCATAATGTGATTATGGCAGACCGCAAAAAGCTGAAATCCGCCAATGGTTTGTATCTTGGAAGCACCGGCTCCGGCAAGAGCTTTGCCGCAAAGCGTGAGCTAATCAACGTATTCCTTGCCACCAAAGACCGCATTATCGTGGTAGACCCAATGGGCGAATACGCCCCGTTAGTCAGGCGGCTTGGCGGTGAGGTCATAGAAATATCGCCCAACAGCCCCCATCACATCAACCCAATGGACTTAAAATTGAACTTAGCCGGAGAGGACAGCCCGCTTTCGATGAAAGCGGATTTTTTATTGTCCTTATGTGAGTTGATTATCGGCGGCAAGGAGGGCTTACAGCCCATTGAAAAAACGGTTATTGACCGTTGTGTGCGCTTGGTGTACCGGGAGCTTGCCCTTGGTATCGGGGACGGGAAAATGCCGCTTCTGCAAGATTTGTATGAAACCCTGTGCAAACAGCCCGAACCGGAAGCCAGACGGATTGCAACCGCCTTGGAGCTTTACTGCACCGGCTCCCTCAATATGTTTAACCACCCTACCAACGTGCAGACCGATAGCCGTATTACCTGTATCGTGCTGAAAAGCATGGGCGAAAACCTACGCAAAATCGCCATGCACATCACAAATGAGCTGGTGACACAGGCGGTAGACAAAAACTTTTCCAGAAGCCTTGCGACCTGGTGCTACTATGATGAATTTCATATTCTCCTGCAAGATGCCCTAAGTGCCAGTTATTTCGTCCGTGTCTGGAAGATGCTGAGGAAAAAGGGCTGTGTACCGAGTGCCCTCACGCAGAATGTAAAAGACCTTTTAGCCAGCCGGGAAATCGAAAATATCTTGGAAAACAGCGACTTTATGATACTGCTGTCACAGGCGCAGGGCGACCGGGCAATCCTCGCTAAACAGCTTGGTATATCGGAACATCAGCTTTCGTATATCGCCCACAGTAATTCAGGGGAAGGGCTTTTGTTCTTCGGCAATACCACCATTCCCTTTGTAGACCGTTTCCCCCGTGGAGAAATCTACAATCTGCTAACCACAAGGCCAGAGGACATACGGGAGGTCCAAAATGCGTGA
- a CDS encoding DUF4315 family protein, whose product MNAKIERVSKDIQKTKEKINEFQTKLRELEKQKIELENLEIVDAVRGMDISLTDLADLLKVAKTGGATSGQLNPKSAVPAQTEKEEIEE is encoded by the coding sequence TTGAACGCGAAAATTGAACGTGTCAGCAAGGACATACAGAAAACAAAGGAAAAAATCAATGAGTTTCAAACAAAGCTGCGGGAGCTGGAAAAGCAGAAAATCGAGCTTGAAAATTTGGAAATTGTGGACGCGGTGCGCGGCATGGATATTTCCCTGACCGACCTTGCCGACCTGCTGAAAGTGGCAAAGACAGGCGGGGCTACTTCGGGCCAACTTAACCCGAAGTCCGCAGTACCCGCCCAAACTGAAAAGGAGGAAATCGAAGAATGA
- a CDS encoding PrgI family protein, protein MAYVSVPNDLSKIKTKVAFNLTKRQLLCFGTAAVVGIPTYLFTRTAIGNTGAMLLMIALMLPCFLIAMYERDGQPLEKVVRNIVRSKFLWPRTRPYQTQNFYSYLSKPGKEVSPNGTRNKTPAHSCKKRKA, encoded by the coding sequence TTGGCATATGTAAGCGTACCAAATGATTTATCGAAAATAAAAACCAAAGTGGCGTTCAATCTTACCAAACGCCAGCTACTATGCTTCGGAACGGCGGCGGTAGTCGGGATTCCGACCTATCTTTTTACCCGTACCGCCATTGGCAATACCGGGGCCATGCTTCTGATGATTGCCCTAATGCTCCCTTGCTTTCTTATTGCCATGTATGAGCGTGACGGACAACCGCTGGAAAAGGTGGTGCGAAATATTGTCCGCTCCAAATTTCTGTGGCCCCGTACACGCCCCTACCAGACACAGAATTTCTATTCCTACCTAAGCAAACCCGGAAAGGAGGTTTCACCCAATGGCACAAGAAACAAAACGCCCGCCCATTCCTGTAAAAAGCGGAAAGCCTAA
- a CDS encoding VirD4-like conjugal transfer protein, CD1115 family, translated as MNDKIRKYVIPNVPYLFVLWFFLKLGTAYRLAAGADFGNKLVGMIKTISPAFASFAPGFVLSDWLIGLAGAVILRLVVWYKVKNAKKFRRDVEYGSARWGTAKDIKPFIDPKFSNNVILTGTELLTMNTRPANPANARNLNCCIIGSSGSGKTRFWLTPQLLQAHSSYVVVDPKGGILEQVGSFLKKQGYKIKVFNSIDFAWSMHYNPLAYLKTESDILKFVNALIENTKGDGKEGDPFWTKAETLLYCALIGYIVFEGPEEERHINTLVDMLNSMETREDDENFKNAVDYMFLGLEKRNPNHFAVRQYKKFKLASGKTSKSILISCGARLAPFDIGQLREIMSYDEMELDRMGDKKTATFFIISDTNTTYNFIVALAFSQMFNLLCERADSKYGGRLPHHVRVLWDEAANTGQVPQLEKLVAVIRSREISLCLFLQAQSQLKALYKDHAETIMGNMDSVIFLGGREHSTIKELSEVLGKETISMQTESRTRGQSESYGQNMQRLGKELMTMDELTTMPGNKCILQLRGLRPFLSPKYDLKQHPNYRYTAEADKRNAFDASKLVNRRMKKLSPNEQYTVYEVSADGETAAIDENEDILNYDDVDDPEAFA; from the coding sequence ATGAACGATAAAATCCGTAAATATGTGATTCCCAATGTTCCCTATCTGTTCGTGCTGTGGTTCTTTCTAAAGCTCGGCACAGCCTACCGCCTTGCGGCAGGTGCAGACTTCGGAAATAAGCTGGTTGGCATGATAAAAACCATAAGCCCGGCATTTGCTTCCTTTGCGCCGGGCTTTGTGCTGTCCGATTGGCTCATTGGCCTTGCCGGGGCGGTCATACTCCGGCTGGTGGTATGGTATAAGGTAAAAAACGCAAAAAAGTTTCGGAGGGATGTGGAATATGGCTCGGCCCGGTGGGGAACGGCAAAGGACATCAAGCCCTTTATCGACCCAAAATTCAGCAACAACGTGATACTAACCGGGACAGAGCTTCTTACCATGAATACCCGACCCGCCAATCCCGCCAACGCCCGAAACCTTAACTGCTGTATCATAGGCTCCAGCGGAAGCGGGAAAACTCGCTTTTGGCTGACCCCACAGCTTTTACAGGCTCATTCGTCCTATGTGGTGGTTGACCCAAAGGGCGGCATTTTAGAGCAGGTCGGCTCTTTTCTGAAAAAGCAGGGCTACAAAATCAAGGTATTCAATTCCATTGATTTTGCCTGGTCAATGCACTATAACCCGCTGGCCTACTTAAAGACGGAAAGCGATATTTTGAAGTTTGTAAACGCTCTGATTGAGAACACAAAGGGCGACGGTAAAGAGGGCGATCCATTCTGGACGAAAGCAGAAACCTTGCTTTATTGTGCTTTAATCGGCTATATCGTCTTTGAGGGGCCGGAGGAAGAACGTCATATCAATACCCTTGTAGATATGCTGAACAGCATGGAAACAAGGGAAGATGATGAAAATTTCAAGAACGCCGTGGACTATATGTTCCTTGGCTTGGAAAAGCGCAATCCCAACCATTTTGCGGTGCGCCAGTACAAGAAATTCAAGCTCGCCAGCGGAAAAACCTCTAAAAGTATCCTGATTTCCTGCGGAGCAAGATTAGCCCCATTTGACATTGGACAGCTCCGTGAGATTATGAGCTATGACGAAATGGAGCTTGACCGCATGGGTGATAAGAAAACCGCCACCTTTTTCATCATCAGCGACACCAATACGACCTACAACTTTATTGTTGCTCTTGCCTTTTCGCAGATGTTCAATCTTTTGTGCGAACGGGCTGACAGCAAATACGGCGGCAGGCTCCCCCATCATGTAAGGGTGCTATGGGACGAAGCCGCTAATACAGGACAAGTGCCTCAACTGGAAAAACTGGTTGCCGTTATCCGCTCCCGTGAAATCTCCCTGTGCCTGTTTTTACAGGCGCAAAGCCAACTCAAAGCCTTATACAAAGACCACGCTGAAACCATTATGGGGAATATGGACAGCGTGATTTTTCTTGGTGGGCGGGAACATTCCACCATCAAGGAGCTTTCGGAGGTCTTGGGGAAAGAAACCATTTCCATGCAGACAGAAAGCCGGACACGGGGCCAGTCGGAAAGCTACGGACAGAATATGCAGCGGCTTGGCAAGGAGCTTATGACAATGGACGAATTGACCACTATGCCGGGCAACAAGTGCATTTTACAGCTTCGCGGTCTGCGTCCGTTCCTTTCCCCGAAATACGATTTGAAACAGCACCCCAATTACAGGTATACCGCCGAAGCCGACAAGCGCAACGCTTTTGACGCTTCAAAGCTGGTAAACCGCCGCATGAAAAAGCTCAGTCCCAATGAGCAGTATACCGTTTATGAAGTAAGTGCCGACGGGGAAACCGCCGCCATAGACGAGAACGAGGACATTCTCAACTATGATGATGTGGACGACCCGGAAGCATTTGCATAA
- a CDS encoding VirB6/TrbL-like conjugal transfer protein, CD1112 family, with translation MDFLTDWINEWIKGLLIDGIMGNLSGLFENVNDQIGEIATQVGTTPGNWNPGVFSLIRQLSETVVLPIAGLVLTFVMCYELIQMLIERNNLHDIDTWIFFKWIFKTFVAVLLLSNTFNIVMAVFDVSQSVINNAGGVIAGNTAVSSDMLDSLETQLMTMEIGPLLGLWMQSFLIRIVVVVINIVVFVIVYGRMIEIYLLTSLAPVPIATLVNREIGGMGQNYLKSLCAVGFQGLLILVCVGIYAKLVQSIAVGGDPIGAIWTVIGYTVLLCFTMFKTGSLAKSIFGAH, from the coding sequence ATGGATTTTCTCACCGACTGGATTAACGAATGGATAAAGGGCCTGCTGATAGACGGTATCATGGGCAATTTAAGCGGTCTTTTTGAGAATGTGAACGACCAGATCGGAGAGATTGCAACACAGGTGGGAACTACGCCGGGGAACTGGAACCCCGGCGTGTTCTCCCTCATACGGCAGCTTTCCGAAACGGTTGTCTTGCCGATTGCCGGACTGGTGCTTACCTTTGTCATGTGCTATGAGCTGATACAAATGCTGATTGAGCGGAACAACCTGCACGACATTGACACATGGATTTTCTTCAAGTGGATATTCAAGACCTTTGTCGCGGTACTGCTCCTTTCCAACACGTTCAATATCGTAATGGCAGTATTTGATGTTTCCCAAAGCGTCATTAACAACGCAGGGGGCGTGATTGCAGGAAACACGGCGGTAAGCTCCGATATGCTGGATAGCTTGGAAACCCAACTCATGACAATGGAAATCGGCCCTCTGCTTGGCCTGTGGATGCAATCTTTCCTGATACGAATAGTAGTCGTAGTAATTAACATTGTTGTGTTTGTCATTGTGTACGGCAGAATGATTGAAATTTACCTACTCACCAGTTTAGCCCCTGTGCCAATAGCGACCTTGGTCAACCGGGAAATCGGCGGCATGGGTCAGAACTATCTGAAATCCCTGTGCGCCGTGGGCTTTCAAGGCTTGCTGATTTTGGTATGCGTGGGAATTTACGCAAAGCTGGTGCAGAGTATCGCCGTAGGCGGCGACCCCATTGGAGCCATATGGACGGTTATTGGCTATACGGTTCTGCTATGCTTTACTATGTTCAAAACGGGAAGCCTTGCGAAATCCATTTTTGGAGCGCACTGA
- a CDS encoding DUF4366 domain-containing protein, with amino-acid sequence MKKFRMMAVLCAAFLMVFSFSTVAYASGGEETPEVTEAPATSETNPFTPAGTGTVVNTATDEDSKQFYTITTPDENVFYLVIDLQREMDNVYFLNAVTEKDLLALAEKSEDTVENETAAISTPEPESGSETDISSETSLETSAELEQKSNTTMLLLVLAVVVIGGGAGYYFKIYRPKQEQAALAEDEFDEYETNPYDEQEDDTPPWEVDGEDSDTGEDEDA; translated from the coding sequence ATGAAGAAATTTCGTATGATGGCGGTGCTGTGCGCCGCTTTTTTAATGGTATTTTCCTTTAGCACTGTGGCCTATGCCAGCGGCGGTGAGGAAACCCCGGAAGTAACGGAAGCTCCGGCGACTTCTGAAACCAATCCCTTTACCCCAGCCGGAACGGGAACCGTAGTCAATACCGCCACGGACGAGGACAGCAAGCAATTCTACACCATCACCACCCCGGACGAAAATGTATTTTACCTCGTGATTGACCTTCAGCGGGAAATGGACAATGTGTATTTTCTGAATGCCGTGACGGAAAAAGACCTGCTGGCTCTTGCGGAAAAATCCGAGGATACCGTGGAAAATGAAACCGCCGCTATTTCTACTCCCGAACCGGAAAGCGGTTCTGAAACAGACATAAGCTCCGAAACTTCTTTAGAAACCTCTGCGGAATTGGAGCAAAAAAGCAATACTACCATGCTCCTGCTGGTGCTGGCGGTTGTAGTGATTGGCGGCGGGGCCGGATATTACTTTAAGATTTATCGCCCGAAGCAGGAACAGGCCGCTTTGGCAGAGGACGAATTTGACGAATACGAAACCAACCCTTACGACGAGCAGGAGGACGATACCCCTCCGTGGGAAGTGGATGGGGAGGATTCGGATACCGGGGAGGACGAGGACGCATGA
- a CDS encoding C40 family peptidase, which translates to MRDTGRPGRLRFTPKGQAGTSGQLGPKSEKRAIPKKETAGETPPQTSDPSGASPPVGNRSDPAPPNTKKRKLQFDEEVTPDTTIPPKSVAPATSGQVGPKSGKLRQDSKKPRPSERLRHDGEPPPGNEKTDTPPDSKRMEKSKLRMEKSGNKLNTAREKLANQKPQKNPGPVKTISRAVQYQPWRYVHGKIHEVEHENMGTEAAHKTELAGEHLIWGGTRFINHRIRTRPARQVRKWESRHISARADYTYRQLVQENPGLQSNPVSRFWQKQQLKKQYRKQAKEAVKQGKKAVRFTKKIARTVAAFVKRNPKILLLGLVLFLLIVVLQSCMAGITTIGNGLISVVGGTSYGSSDSDIEAVDESYTALEKDLRDRLSRIESDYPDYDEYRYSVDEIGHDPFELASYLTAKYGGYTPAQVQTELQALFGQQYILTITETVEVRYRTETDTWTDENGETHTDTYEVPYDYYILNVSLKNKSLGAVALTNLDPEQSERYAIYQKTKGNRPYLFEGNIYAHAGEYTDYDIPPQALADPEFAALIAEAEKYLGYPYVWGGSSPSTSFDCSGFVCWVINQSGVGSVGRTTATGLFNFCSHIPPGEAQPGDLIFFQGTYDTPGASHVGIYVGNGMMIHCGSPIQYASINTSYWQSHFLGYGRLP; encoded by the coding sequence ATGCGTGATACGGGCAGGCCGGGCCGCTTGCGGTTTACGCCAAAAGGGCAGGCGGGAACTTCGGGCCAACTTGGCCCGAAGTCAGAAAAGCGAGCTATCCCGAAAAAGGAAACTGCCGGGGAAACACCGCCGCAAACCTCCGACCCATCGGGAGCTTCGCCGCCTGTGGGTAATCGCTCTGACCCTGCCCCGCCTAATACGAAAAAACGAAAATTACAGTTTGATGAGGAAGTCACCCCGGACACCACCATACCACCAAAATCCGTTGCCCCTGCCACTTCGGGCCAAGTTGGCCCGAAGTCGGGAAAGCTCCGACAGGACAGCAAGAAACCCCGCCCCTCGGAACGTCTGCGGCATGACGGGGAGCCGCCGCCCGGTAATGAAAAAACGGACACCCCGCCGGACAGCAAGCGTATGGAGAAATCAAAGCTCCGTATGGAAAAAAGCGGCAATAAGCTGAATACCGCCCGTGAAAAGTTGGCGAATCAGAAGCCGCAGAAAAATCCCGGCCCAGTCAAAACCATCAGCCGTGCCGTCCAGTATCAGCCATGGCGGTATGTGCATGGAAAAATCCATGAAGTGGAGCATGAAAATATGGGAACGGAAGCCGCCCACAAAACGGAGCTTGCCGGGGAACACCTTATCTGGGGCGGTACACGCTTTATCAATCACCGTATCAGAACCCGTCCCGCTCGGCAGGTTCGCAAGTGGGAAAGCAGACATATCAGCGCAAGAGCCGATTACACCTACCGCCAGCTTGTGCAGGAAAATCCGGGCTTGCAAAGCAATCCGGTTTCCCGGTTCTGGCAGAAGCAACAGCTAAAAAAGCAGTACCGAAAGCAGGCAAAGGAAGCGGTAAAGCAGGGCAAAAAAGCGGTGAGGTTCACAAAAAAAATTGCCCGAACGGTTGCGGCCTTTGTAAAGCGCAATCCCAAAATTCTATTGCTTGGGCTGGTGCTGTTCCTGCTGATTGTGGTTCTGCAATCCTGCATGGCGGGAATCACCACCATTGGCAACGGCCTGATTAGCGTTGTAGGCGGCACTTCCTACGGTTCGTCGGACAGCGATATTGAAGCTGTGGACGAAAGCTATACCGCACTGGAAAAGGATTTACGGGATCGGCTCTCCCGAATAGAAAGCGATTATCCAGACTATGACGAGTACCGCTATTCCGTGGACGAAATCGGGCATGACCCCTTTGAGCTGGCTTCCTATCTGACCGCCAAATACGGCGGCTACACCCCGGCGCAGGTACAGACCGAACTGCAAGCCCTATTCGGGCAACAGTATATCCTGACCATCACGGAAACGGTGGAGGTACGCTACCGCACGGAAACCGATACTTGGACGGACGAAAACGGCGAAACCCATACCGACACCTACGAGGTTCCCTATGATTACTATATCCTCAATGTGTCTTTAAAAAATAAGTCATTGGGGGCTGTAGCTCTTACCAATCTCGACCCGGAGCAGTCGGAACGCTATGCCATTTACCAAAAGACCAAAGGCAACCGCCCTTATCTGTTTGAGGGCAATATTTACGCCCATGCCGGAGAATACACCGATTACGACATACCGCCACAAGCTCTGGCCGACCCGGAATTTGCCGCTCTGATTGCGGAAGCGGAGAAATATTTAGGCTATCCCTATGTTTGGGGCGGTTCTTCTCCCTCCACTTCCTTTGATTGTTCGGGCTTTGTGTGCTGGGTCATCAATCAGTCTGGTGTGGGAAGCGTGGGGCGAACGACCGCAACGGGGCTTTTCAATTTCTGTTCCCATATCCCACCGGGCGAAGCACAGCCCGGCGACCTGATTTTCTTTCAAGGCACCTACGACACTCCGGGCGCAAGCCATGTGGGAATTTACGTAGGAAATGGCATGATGATCCATTGCGGCTCTCCCATACAGTACGCTTCTATCAATACAAGCTACTGGCAAAGTCACTTTTTAGGCTATGGGCGTTTGCCCTAA
- a CDS encoding Maff2 family mobile element protein, producing MGFFTSAVSTLQTLVVALGAGLAVWGVINLLEGYGSDNPGAKSQGIKQLMAGGGVILLGTTLVPMLSSLF from the coding sequence ATGGGATTTTTTACGAGTGCAGTTAGTACCTTACAGACCCTTGTTGTAGCTCTGGGCGCGGGCCTTGCCGTGTGGGGCGTGATTAACCTTTTAGAAGGTTACGGGTCGGACAATCCGGGTGCGAAATCGCAAGGAATCAAGCAGCTCATGGCCGGGGGCGGCGTTATCCTGCTGGGAACAACGCTTGTACCTATGCTTTCCAGCCTGTTTTAA
- a CDS encoding DUF7007 domain-containing protein has translation MLYQQPEQSPWGKVQTCDMLCPGVFLVSTASHGGTMVAKDMAAVLSPAAIKCGFRHSGFLCFEEDTQEDVALRELLDKKLWAVPDRIKDKVAFEENINQSLREHNPDYWRVRQAGLEKTPARQTVSTHSAER, from the coding sequence ATGCTTTACCAACAGCCGGAACAATCGCCGTGGGGCAAGGTGCAGACCTGTGATATGCTCTGCCCCGGCGTGTTTCTTGTGAGTACCGCCAGTCACGGCGGGACAATGGTTGCAAAGGATATGGCGGCGGTGCTTTCTCCTGCCGCTATCAAGTGCGGCTTCCGTCACAGCGGTTTTCTCTGCTTTGAGGAAGATACGCAGGAAGATGTTGCCCTGCGGGAGCTTTTGGATAAAAAGCTGTGGGCGGTTCCTGACCGTATTAAGGATAAGGTGGCTTTTGAGGAAAACATCAATCAGTCACTTCGGGAACACAACCCGGATTATTGGCGGGTACGGCAGGCCGGGCTTGAAAAGACCCCGGCCCGGCAGACGGTTTCCACTCACAGCGCAGAGCGATAA
- a CDS encoding VOC family protein encodes METLNTKGLLPIALDAVVLECRDAAALSDFYIRLLGWKKNHVEENEWTDIISPSGGVKIAFQQNPDYVPPVWPDEPSAQQQMAHLDFTVQNQEQLELAVQHALSCGAVKANIQYGEATSPESESLWTTMLDPAGNPFCFVIWS; translated from the coding sequence ATGGAAACATTGAATACAAAAGGGTTGTTGCCGATTGCACTTGACGCTGTTGTGTTGGAGTGCAGGGACGCAGCCGCTTTATCTGATTTTTATATACGGCTTCTCGGCTGGAAGAAAAACCATGTGGAAGAAAACGAGTGGACGGATATTATTTCGCCCTCTGGCGGTGTAAAAATCGCCTTTCAGCAAAATCCAGACTACGTTCCGCCCGTATGGCCGGACGAGCCGAGCGCACAACAGCAAATGGCACATTTGGATTTTACGGTACAAAATCAGGAGCAGTTGGAGCTTGCCGTACAGCACGCGCTTTCCTGTGGGGCAGTAAAAGCCAATATACAATATGGCGAAGCCACTTCACCGGAAAGTGAATCCTTATGGACAACTATGCTTGACCCAGCAGGGAATCCCTTTTGCTTTGTCATTTGGTCGTAA